Below is a window of Caldilineales bacterium DNA.
GCCGACGCCGGCCGCGACGTGCTGGCTGTCGACGCCGACCCTTCCCCCTGCCTGGCTCAGGCGCTCGGCTTCCCCCCCGACCTGCGCGCCCGGCTACGGCCCATCGTCGAGATGGACGCCCTGATCGAAGAACGCACGGGCGCCAAACCGGGCGCGTTCGGCGGCTTCTTCAGCCTCAACCCGCGCGTCGATGACCTCCCCGACCGTTTCAGCGTCCGGCACCGCGGGGTGCGGCTGTTGGAGATGGGCGGCATCGAGCAGGGCGGCTCCGGCTGCATCTGCCCCGAAAGCGCCATGCTCAAGACCTTGTTCACCCATCTGCTCTTTCGCAAGGACGACGTACTCATCCTGGACATGTACGCCGGGGTGGAGCACCTGGGCCGGGCGACGGTGGACTTCGTCGATGCCATGCTGGTGGTGGTCGAACCGACGCGGCGCAGCCTGGGCACGGCGGCGCAGATCAAGCAACTGGCCCACGACATCGGTCTAACGCGGCTGTGGCTGGTGGGGAACAAGGTGCGGGGGGCCGAGGAGGAGGCTTTTCTGCGGGCCGAGGCCCCTGGTTTGCCCGTTCTTGGCTTCCTGCCTGCGGACGACGGCGTGCTGGAGGCCGACCGGTTGGGCTTACCCGCCTATGATCACGTCCCCGCCCTGCGCCAGGCGGCCCTCGACATCATGGCGCAGATGGCGAAAGCCGACAAAGCCTAGCCCCGCCCCTGCTTACTCCTGCTCCCACTCCACCCGCTCGTAAATGGTCGCCAAGACTATTGACAACTCAATGGAGGGCAGCCGTAGCACCGATTCGGGCGCGCCGAACGCTGTGAGCAGCCATGTATTGTTGGTCTGACGTTGGTAGTGCTCGACATAAAATCGATTCTGATCGACGAGGATATACTCCTTCAGCGTGCTGATGGCCCGATAGAACTCGAATTTCTTGCCGCGATCATAGGTCTCTGTCGAGGGGGAAAGGACTTCCATGATGATGACGGGATTGGTCACCGTGTCCAGGCGACCAGGCGCGAAGCGCAAAGAACCGCAGATGACCATGATGTCGGGGTAGGTGAAGAACTGGTCGCCCTTTGTGAACAGACGCAGGTCGGTGGCAAAAACGCGGCATGACTGGTCGATGCCGCGACGTAAGGCGGTGTAGAGATTGCCCACAATCTGGTTGTGGTTGAGCGACCCACCCGCCATGGCGAAAATCTCGCCGCGGTAGTATTCGCTGCGATCATCCGCCCGTTCTTCGTGGGCAAAGTACTCTTCGACGGTGAAATAGGGCTGGGTTTTGGGCAAGGCGCTCATGGGCAAGCTGGAAAGCTGATCGGGGCCTGAAAAACGTTCGGGTTTGATTTTGGCACAGGCGTTGCGATCTGGCAAGCCGATTGTGGGCGAGGGTTGGCGCTCAGTCGGGCGCGCCCGAATTGCCGCCGACGTTCTCCTGGCGTAGAATGGGCGCTGGATGGAACTTCGCGGAACTGCCTTCGTTCCGTTCGTCTCTGGACCGTTGCGATGAGGTGATGATGACAACGCACGCCTTCTCCCTAACCTCAGCCGAACAAGCCATTGTCGGGATCCTGCGCCGTTTGCCTAGCGAACGGGCGCTGGAACTGCTTGATTTTGCCCACTTCCTCGATCTACAGACTGCGGTGTCCGAGTCACCATGGGATGGCCCGGCCGTCGTGGAGGGAGGTCGACGGGCCAGCACGACTGGCGACGAGGAATGGGATATGCTTCTCGCGCGACCAGACGCCAGGGAAACGATGCGGATCATGGCGAGCGAGGCGCTGGCTGAGTACCGCGCCGGGCGCACGACTGAAATTGGCATCACAGAAGATGGGCGGTTGGCGCCAACATGAGGTCGCGAGCGACGACAAAATTCTGGAAGTTGTACGACCGGCTGCCTCTCGCCGAGCAGCGGAGCGCGCGGTTGGCATATGAGAAATGGAAGGCGAACCCGTTCCATCCGAGCCTGCATTTCAAGCGGGTAGATGACGAGGAGCCTATCTATTCGGCGCGTGTGAGCGAAGACTACCGAGTCCTGGGCATTCTTGAAGGCGATCTGGTCATCTGGTATTGGATCGGCAGCCACGATGATTATTTGCAGATGCTGAAGCGATCCTGACGCGCGGCAGAAGCCGAGAAGCCCTGGCGCCGCCCCTGCTTACTCCTGCTCCCACTCCACCCGCTCGTAAATGGTCGCCAAGACTATTGACAACTCAATGGAGGGCAGCCGTAGCACCGATTCGGGCGCGCCGAACGCTGTGAGCAGCCATGTATTGTTGGTCTGACGTTGGTAGTGCTCGACATAAAATCGATTCTGATCGACGAGGATATACTCCTTCAGCGTGCTGATGGCCCGATAGAACTCGAATTTCTTGCCGCGATCATAGGTCTCTGTCGAGGGGGAAAGGACTTCCATGATGATGACGGGATTGGTCACCGTGTCCAGGCGACCAGGCGCGAAGCGCAAAGAACCGCAGATGACCATGATGTCGGGGTAGGTGAAGAACTGGTCGCCCTTTGTGAACAGACGCAGGTCGGTGGCAAAAACGCGGCATGACTGGTCGATGCCGCGACGTAAGGCGGTGTAGAGATTGCCCACAATCTGGTTGTGGTTGAGCGACCCACCCGCCATGGCGAAAATCTCGCCGCGGTAGTATTCGCTGCGATCATCCGCCCGTTCTTCGTGGGCAAAGTACTCTTCGACGGTGAAATAGGGCTGGGTTTTGGGCAAGGCGCTCATGGGCAAGCTGGAAAGCTGATCGGGGCCTGAAAAACGTTCGGGTTTGATTTTGGCACAGGCGTTGCGATCTGGCAAGCCGATTGTGGGCGAGGGTTGGCGCTCAGTCGGGCGCGCCCGAATTGCCGCCGACGTTCTCCTGGCGTAGAATGGGCGCTGGATGGAACTTCGCGGAACTGCCTTGGTTCCGTTTCTGTCGATTCGAAACTGGTGGTGTCAGAACAATGACAACTTTGACTACGCTTCAATCCCCCAATGCAACCCAATACAACGAGATCATCAATCGCCTGGTTGCGCGGATTGTCGAGATTGCGCACCCTTTGCGCATTATCTTGTTTGGTTCCGCCGCACGAGGTGAGTTACAGAAAGATAGTGATATCGATGTAATAGTGGTAATGCCTGATGGCACACATCGTTTCGATACAGCACGATATCTATACAGAAAACTGTCGGGTTTTGGTTTTCCGGTGGATATCGTTGTGGCGACGCCAAGTGTCCTTGAAACACATAAAGACACAGTTGGACTGATTTATCGATCGGCCTTGAGAGAGGGAACAGAAGTTTATGTCGCTTGACAAGCCGGTTGTTGGTAGTGCTGCGGATTGGCTTCGTCGCGCTCGTAGTGATTTGGCGCTGGCCAGTGTTACGTTGCCTCGCGGTGTACTTTACAATGAGTTGTGTTTTCATGCTCAGCAAGCCGCAGAAAAGAGCATCAAAGCGGTACTTGTGCATCATGGCATCGATTTTCGGCGGAGCCATGACATCGATTATTTGTTATCGCTCTTGCCCGATGAAGCACCTTTGCCGCCGGAATTAGAATGGGTGATTGACTTGACCAGTTATGCCGTAGCCCTACGCTATCCCGGCGATTATGAGGAGGTAACGATCGAGCAATATCAGGAAGCATTGGCTGCCGCTCGCACGGTCGTCAACTGGGCGGAGCGCCTTCTGCACGCATTGTCATGAGCCAGAATACTATCGTGGCTCGCACCTGGATGAAATCAGGGTTGATGGCCGGATAATCTTTGCCTTGAAGTTCTTACCCTACCAAGGCATCTGTCCCTGCCCCTGACATTATGGCGCAGCCTGATCCGGTTCAGGTGGCCAGGCATAGAGCACGGTGAAACCGCGATAGTCTTCCTCGTTCTCGCACCAGGGCCGGCCGCCAAGCGTGTTCCAGGCGTGGCCGGCAAGGCCCGGCGGCTCGTGCGGCTGGCGGATGCGCACGCCAAAGGTGATGCCCAACGACAGCCCGGCCCGGCGCAGGAAGTGATAGCGCAAGAGCGAGCGCCGCAGACAGAGGCCGAAGGGGTGGCGGCGGTCGCTGCGGGCCAGGGCATCGACAAGGCTGCGCAGCCGGTCGTGGTCGAGTGCAGTCATGTCGGCGGCGGCAGGCGTCAGCTCGGCCAGGAATTCGGGCAGGGGGAGGGCGTCGTGCCGGGCCGGGAGGCCGGCGGCCAGTTGGCGGATGGCCGGGATGAGGGGACGCAGGTCGGGGTCGGTGTAGGCGCCAGCCACCGTCAACAGAGCCTGCACCCCACGCCAGGCGCGCTGGCTGGTTGGTACGAGGGGCCAGGATGTGACTCTTCGCATAGTCAATTGCTATGGCGCAATCGCACACAGATCAGCATGGCGCCGGCCGCCAGGGTGAAATGGTCGCTTCGGGCAAGCGCAGCGATTCGAGGAAGTCGATGAGGTGGCCGTGCAAGCGGCGGGCGGTGTCGCAATCGTTCGCCAGGCGGTCGTTCTGTTGGGTGGGGTCGTCGGGCAGGTGATAGAGGTGGCTGACCACGTGCCCGCCGCCGTGCAGCAGCGTCCAAACGCCATCGCTGACGGTGATCAACGGCTGCGCGCTCAGCGCACCCACCAGGCTGCGCGACGAGATGGTGCTCGGTCGCAGCGCCGGCTCGCTCGTCGCTTCCTGCCGCAGGATGGGCGCCAGTGAGACGCCGTGCATGGTGTTGGGGCGGTCGATCCCGGCCAGTTCGAGCAGGGTGGGGGCGATGTCGGCCGGCTGGGCCAGGGCGGAGGTGCGGGCCGGCTGGCTGGTGGGGGTGCGGATCAGCAAAGGCACATGCGCCAGCTCTTGCCAGAGGGGATAAGCCTTGCGCACGCTGCCCCGCTCCCAGGCTTTGCCCACAGCGTTGTGCTCGCCGAGCATGATGCCGTGGTCGGCCATGATCATGATGACGGTGTTCTCGGCCAGCCCCATGCTTTCCGCGGCTTCCAGCAGGCGGCCCAGCCAGCGATCGGTGAGGGTGATGTCGGCGGCGTAGAGGGCGCGCATGTGCTGCAGTTCGGCCGGGCTGAGGTAGTCGGGCGGGGCGTAGGCCGGGTAGATGACTTCCTGACCGCTGTAGCCGGGGTCGTAGAGATCGACCAGTTCCTTGGGCGGGTCCCAGGGTTCGTGGGTGTCGAAGCTATCGATGTGGAGATAGAAGGGCCGGTACGAGGCGTGTCGCTCCAGCCAGTCGATGGCCGTCTGCATCGTCCTCGCCACCAGATACTCTTCCTCGCTTTCCCTCTCCCAGACGTTGCGCAGATATTGGCGAATTTCTTCGAGGTTGCGCAGCTTTTCAGGGTCGGCAGGCAGGGGAGGTTCGGGCGGAGCGGCGCGCCAACGGTCGGCCAGCTGCCCGCGCACCCATTCCCACGAGCCAAAGCCGCGGTCGAAGAAGAAGCCGTTGTCCTTGAGAAGCCAGGTGTCGAAGACCATGCCAGTGGTGTACCCGGCCCGGCTCAGCCGCTCGGCCAGGGTGACTTCGTCCGTCGGCAGTGTGACCCACCCCATGGTGGTATACAGCCAGCGGCCAGTGAATTGCTCGGCGCGATTGAGAACGGTGGGGAAGCCGCCCATCATGTGCTTGTCGAAGACGATGGCCTTGCTGGCGAAGGCGTCGAGGTTGGGCGTCTTGATCCAGGGGTTGCCGAGAAAGCCGATGTGGTCGTAGCGCACCGAATCGAGGACGATGACGATGAAGTTCGGGCGCGGGTCGGCGTCGCCATTGCGAAGGCGCGGCATGTAGGTGCGCGCCGCAAGGTTTCGTCTGGCCTGAACAGCCCCACCCGCCAGCAAAGCCGCGGCCCCAACGGCGCCGGCGCCAGTGAGGAATTGGCGTCGCGTGATCTTTTTGGGGGTTTTCATAGTTGCCTCCTGGGAACGGAAAACCGCTTTTCGTATAGTAGAATCGGCAAGATTGAGCCTGCGCGCCGCTGCAAGGGGCGTCGTTCTTCTTTGTTTGCCTGTCTTACGATCTTTCCAGGTCGCGGGCGCGGCTGATGGCGTGATCTCCAAAGCGACGACGCAGATCGTCGAGTGTTTCCTGTAGTCGTTGGGCCTCGGCGTGAGGCGCATCCCACAGCCCCAACTGCCGATAGCCGGTCGCGAGGCCGCTGACGCCAACGCCAAGCAGCCGGATGGGGGTGCGGCCGTCCCAGGCCTGCTCGAACAACCGCGTGGCCGTGGCTACGATCTCGGCGTCGAGGTCGGTGGGGCGGACGAGGGTGGTCTGGCGGGTGATGGTGCTGAAGTCCGGCCAGCGCAGTTTGAGCTTGACCGTGCTTCCGGTCAGTCCCTCGCGGCGTAACTCTCGTCCGACGCCCTCGGCCAGGTCGCTGAGGGTGCGACGGAGTTCGCCAGCGTCGGCGATGTCGCGGGCAAAGGTCACTTCTTTGCTGACCGACTTGGTTTCGTGTTCGGTGACGATGGGCCGGTCGTCGATCCCGCGTGACCTTTGGGCCAGGTCGGCGCCAGGCTTGCCGAAGAGCCGCATCAGCTCGGCTTCGGGGCGGGCGGCGAGGTCGCCGATGGTGTGGATGCCCAGCCCGGCCAGCCGTGCGGCCGTCTTGGGGCCGACGCCCCACAGGGCCTGAGCCGGCAGTGGGGCCAGGAAGTCAGCCTCCTGGCCGGCCGGGACGACGGTGATGGCGTTGGGCGGCGCGCCGGTCTGGGCCTGGCCCTTGCCGAAATCGTTGGCGATCTTGGCTACCAGCTTGTTCGTGGCCACGCCCAACGAACTGGGCAGGCCCAGGCGGTCGCGGATGTCTTGCTGCAAGCGTCGGGCCAGGGTTTCGCCGTCTTCGGGCAGGTCGCTGAGGTCGAGGAAGGCTTCGTCGATCGAGATCTGCTCGACCAGCGGGGTGAGGTCGTGCAGCAGGGCCATGACCTGGCGCGAGACTTCGGCATAGCGCCGGTGGCGAGGGGGGACGATGATCAACTCCGGGCAGAGCCGCAACGCCCTCGACATGGGCATGGCCGAGCGCACCCCCAGGCGACGGGCGGCGTAGGAGCAAGAGGCCACCACGCCCCTTTCGTCGGGCTGTCCGCCGACGGCGAAGGGCTGGCCGATCAGGTCAGGTCGTTCCAGTTCCTCGACCGCACAGAAGAAGGCGTCCAGGTCGAGGTGAAGGATGGTGGGCATGGGGTGGTGCTGCGTGGTGGTGTTTCGTGGGTCGAGGAGTGAGAGCCGCTAGGCGCCGTGCTGCTGGCGTGCGCAAGCTAAGGTGTGTAGTAGATCGTCAACCTGGGGTTCTGATCGGCGGGCCAGCCTTCGCGAGAGGCCAGACTGTACTGAACGGGGTTGGCGCTCGAAGCTTGCAGCAGCAGGCCGAAATTCGACCCTGCGCCTGCGGTTGCCCAAACTTGCGCAGCGGCAGTCACATCCAGCGTCGCCCATCCCGAAGCGGGCAGGGTGATGGAGCTGAGGACGGTGGCGTCGCGGTCGGCGATGCTGCTGGCCAGCGGCGCCGACCAGGGCTGGCCGGCCTGGGCGACATTGGCTGTGACCTGCATTTCGTCCCAGGCGCGGAGCAAACGATAGGTCACGGTCGTCAGTGCCTGCTCATTGGTGCGACCGGTGGTGAAGACGGACAGCTCGGCCCGAGTGACGGTGGCTCCCGCAGGCAGTGTGCTCAGATCGAAGCGGAGCAGCGAAGACACGATGCCGGGGCGCACCGCCAGGATCGTGCTACTGCCGAAGTTGGCGTCGGGATTCCACAAGTTGATGTAGGCGTCGGCCACGGGAGCCAGGATGAGCGTTGCCGAGGCGGTTGAGGTTGATGTGGGGGTCGCGGTGGCCGTGGCGGTAGCCGTGCTGGTGGGGCCAGGTGTGGAGGTTGGGGTGCGGGTGACTGTCGCCGAGGGCGCGAGGGTTGGCGTGGCGGTGGCGGTGCGATTTGGGGTGGGCGTAACAGTCGAGGTCTGCAAGGGCGTTGGCGTCGGCGTCGCCCCGTCTTGAAAATGATAGATCTGATCGGCCAGCAGCCCACTCATCCAGACGTGGTTGTCGCAGACCCTGACGCCGAAAAGACTGTGGATCTTGAACGGGTTGGGCACGGAGGAGGTGGTGTAGGGTTCGGCCACGGCGCCCGCAGTGACATTGGTGGCGGGGGTTAGGGTGCTGACGAGAGGCGTGAGCGTTTGGCTCAGCGGCGTCAGGGTGCGGGCTTCTCGCAGCACGCCCTGGATGATGGTTGTATTCAGGGTGGCGGTCTCGTTCGCGCCGGCGGGGTTGAGAACGAAGAACTCGTCCGCAAGGATGTTCACGCCGATGATCTGGTTTCCTAGCCAGTCGAGACCGGTGCTGCGATGTGGATGAGGGTAGCTGCCATAGCTCGTCCATTGGCGGCTGCCCGGATCGAGCCGAGCGATGGCGACGGTGCTACTGCCAGCGCCTTGGACGTTGAAATTCGAGAACCAGATGGCGCCGTCGGCTGCTTCGCGGATGCCCCAGGGATTGAACCCGGCCGGGAGTTGGTAGCGTGTGAATTTGCGCGTGGCTTTGTCGAACATGAACACGGCGGCGCCAGCACCGGGCTGATCGCCGGCGGCAATCCACAGCCTGCCCTGGCTGTCCATCAGGCTGTGTTTGAGCTGCACCCCTCCTGGCAGGGCAAAGACGCGTAGTTCGGCGATCCCAGGGCGGAAGCGCAACACAAAACCATCGCGCGATGTCGCCCACACGCTGCCCTCATCGACGGCGATGCCGTGGAGCCGGGTGTAGCCGGTGGCCCAGGATGTCAGGCGATTGGTGGCCAGATCCAGCCTGGCGATTTCGGTGCCCTCGAAATCCGCCGTCCAGAGGCGCCCTTTGCGGTCCCTGGCCATGTTGATCGGCGCCGACCCATAGGCCCATTCGGTTACGTGGCCATCGGGCGTGATGCGGCCCAGGTAGCCCGGCGCCACCCCTTTGGTTTCGCCGCCATAGAAGACGGCGCCGTTGGCATCACAGAAGAGGTTGCTGGCCGGCGTGCGGCCGGTGGGGAGTTGGAAGATGTCGTAGGTGATAGCAGCAGCCTGGTTTCCAGGCGTCTCAGGATCCAGCTGCGGTTTTGCCTGGGCGGGCAGGGCGAGGAGGATGGCCGTCAGCAGACAGGCGAGTCCTATCAGGAGAACATGGATGGGGCCTTTGAAGTGGGGTGGCATCGGATTCCGTTATGTGATGTGTGGTTCGAACTGAGTGGATTCAGCGCACGAAATGGTATAGCTGGTCGGCCAGCAGTCCACTCATCCAGACGTGGTTGTCGCAGACTTTGACGCCAAAGAGGCTGTAGACCTGCGAGGGGCTGGGAACGGCAAAGGTGGTGTAGGGCGCAGCAACGACGCCGGCGGCGACGCTGTTGGTAAGCGGCGCTGTACTGACGATAGGCGTAAGAATTCGGTTGACCGGCGTGAGCGTTTTCAGTTCGTGGAGCGATGCCTGAATGACCGTCTTGTTCAGGGTGACGGTCTCGCCAGGGGCGGCGGGGTCGAGGAGAAAGAACTCGTCGCCGAGGATGTTGACGCCGATGATCTGGTTGCCGAGCCAGTCGAGGCTGGTGCTGCGGTTGGGATGGGGGTAGCCGCCGAAGCTGGTCCATTGGGCGGTGACGGGGTCGAGCCGGGCGATGGCTTTGTCGCTGGTGGTCTTGCCTTTGAGGCTGAAGTTCGTAAACCAGATGGCGCCGTCGGCGGCCGGGCGGATGTCGAAGGGGTTGAAGCCTGCCGGCAGCTGGTAGCGCGTGAACTTGCGGGTGGCGCTGTCGAACATGTAGACCGCCGCACCCGCGCCGGCCAGGTCGCCGCCCGCAATCCACAGCCGGCCCTGGTCGTCCATCAGGCTGTGCTTGAAGGGCGCCGCCGTGGGCAGGCCAAAAACGCGCAGTTCGCCGTTGCCGGGTTTGAAGCGCAGGACGAAGCCGTGGCGCGAGATCGACCAGATCGTGGACGAGCGATAGCTGATGCCGTGGAGGAGGGTGTAGCCGGTATCCCAGGTGGTCAGGCGATTGCTGGCGGGGACGAGGCGGGCGATCTCTGTGCCCTCGAGATCGGCCGTCCAGATGCGGCTTTTGTCGTCTTTGACCATGCTGACCGGCGCCCAACCATAGGCCCACTCGGTGATCTGACCAGTGGGTGTGACCCGGCCCACATAGCCGGGGGCGACGTTTTTGGTCTCGGCGCCATAGAAGACGGCGCCGTTGGCATCGCAGACAAAGGCGTTGTAAGGCGTGCGGGCAGGGGCAAGCGCGAAGATGTCGTAGGTGAAGGTCGCAGCCTGATTCGCCGGGCCTTCGGGATCCGGCCAGGGGGCCGCCAGCGCCGGAGAAGCGACCAGCACCGCCACGAGCAAGGCGGTCAGGGCCAGGGTCAGGGTGTGCGCGGGAGAATGGCGGCTTTTGGGCATGAAACACTCGCGGTCGCTCTATTTGCCGTTGAGTCCGGCCAGGATCCAATCATCGATGAGTGTCTTGTCCTGCTCGCTCAGGTCGAGTTCGACGTCCTCGCAGCGGGCGAGGACGCTGTTGCGGAACACGCGCGCCAGGGTGGCGGCGCTATCGCGCTTGCTGAAACGATGACCCTTGTAGATGATGCCTTTGAGGACGAAGCCAACATCGGCGCGAGAGATGGTTTCCCCGCGCTCGATGCAACGGTCGCGCACCGACTTGGAGGTCTGGGTGAGGTTGTAGGCGTTTTCCTTCAGTTCGTCGGCGATGGCCTCGAACAGGACGGCGTATTGGCCGGGGCTGAGGTCGGGCGTGCCGGTGCCCTGGTGGATGCGGCGGATGAGATCGGCCAGGTCGCGCGGGACGGGCGCTGCCTCGACTGGCGGCGCTTCTTGCGGGGGCTCGTGGCGCTTGGGGTCGTAGAGGTAGCCGGGGGCCGGGGTGGGCGCGTAGGCGAAGCCGCGGTCGTCCACATCCGAGACCAGGTCGTGCAGGGTGCCGGCGCCCGCCCACTGCGAATCGATCACCTGCTGCCCCAGCCGCGCGACGATGTCGGCGGCGGCGGCGGTGAGGTCGATCGGTTCGGGCGCGGCTGTCACCATGCGGCGGATCTGCTGGAAGATGCGCTGGCGGAGTTGCTCTTCGCCGATGCCCTCGCCGCGGGTTTGGGCCTCGCTGCGGCGACCAGGGGCCTGGCGGCTGGGGGTCTGCACCGTCACTCGCCAGGGGTCGCCTTCGCTCAGACGCAGGCCGGGGTGCCGGCGGGCCAGGTCGACCGTCAGCCCGCGCAACGAGTAGAAGCCGAACCAGTTGCTATCGCGAAAGCCGGGGAAGCTCATGTAGAAGCGCGGCAGGTCGGTGGCCAGGATGCGGCCGTTGGCGCTGGCCTGGGCATAGAGCCGGGCTGCCAGGTCATTGAGGATTTCGGCCGTGGCGGTGGGATGGGCCTCGCGCAGCCGTTGGCGGGCCTCGTCGCGTTCGGCTTCCGAGGCCATGCCCAGGGCGTATTCGATGAAGACGTCTTCCTGGATGACGATGTCGCAGGCGGCTTTGTAGGCATCCGAAGCGGGGCCAGCGGCCAGGATGGCGGTGTGGCGGTCGTGCGAACGCAGCCGCAGCAGCACGGGCATGAAGTCGGCGTCACCGGAGAGGATGATGAATTCGTCGAAATGCGTCTTGTGTTCGAGCGTGTCGATGATATCCATCACCATGTAGATGTCGGCGCTGTTTTTGCCCTGGGCCGTGAGGGGCGGGCAATCGATCACGCTGAAGGCTGAGCGGGTGAAGTTGGGGCGATAGCGACCGAAATCGCGCGGGTTCAGATAACAACGGCGGATGAGGATGTCGCGCGGTTGCAGGAGGCTGGCGCTTTCCTCTTCGTCCTGGCGCGGCATGCCGCGGCCCATCCAGGCCAGCCAGCGGGCGGGGTCGGTGGCAAATCGTTCGGCGGCGGCTTCGTCGAGTTGTTTCAGGCCGAGATAGATGTTATCGAAATCGACATAAAGCGCGGTCTTGAGAGCTTTGGTTGTGCTCAAAGGGGCAGGTTGTGACATAGGGGTGGTGATGCAGGTTGCGTGGCGCCTGTAGTAGGACAAGTGAGGCGTGAGACACGGCGCCGAATGTTAGTGCGGCGGGCGCAGTCGGGCAATGAGAATGGGCGGGATACCGTGGAAGTTCGACCAAGAGAACGGGCGGTTGGGTTGGAGTTCGGGCGGGAGAACAGGCTCGGTCAGGGCGTCCAGCGCCATGCCGTGGCCGAAGAAAGGTGAGAGAAGGGCGCCGAGCGGACGATGGAAGTAGAGATGGGGCTGTGGCTGGCCGATGATGCCGATCCCGCGGGTGATGACAGGCTCCAAATAGCTATGACGTTTGATCGCATAGGAAGTGACCAGTTCGCCATCGCGATCCTCTTCCTCGACCACCTTGCGGAACTCGCCGGAATTGAAGCAGGGATGCGTGACCGAGAAGACGAAGCGCCCGCCGGGCTTGAGCAGATAAGGGAGCGCCGCCGCCAGCGGTTGGAGGTCGGTCATGTCCATCAGGGCCATGTTGCAGACGGCGGCATCGAAGCGGCCCCGGCCCAGACTCCTGAGCGCCCCGGCGTCGGTGGCGTCGAGCACCAGGTATTCGATCGTATCGACATGCTCCCTGCTGTGCCCGCGCGCCCGCTCGATGAAGGTGGTGGCGGCGTCGAAAGCGACAACCTGCGCCCCCAGGTCGGCCAGCCGGCGGCTGAACTGGCCGTTGCCGCAGGCGATGTCGAGGATACGCTCGTCCCGGCGCACGGCCAGGAGGTTTTCGGTGGCGGGTGCGACGAGGAGACGATGGAAGGGGTTGCCTTCCGGCCCGATGAAGTCATCCCACCAGGCGGCGTTGGCTTCCCACGCCGCCTGGGCTTGTTGCTTGAGGTTGGTAGGCGATGACAAGGGTCAGTTGCGGACGACGCCCAGGGTGAGGGCGATGCTATCGATCTTGTGCTGCTCGCTGAAGGCTTGTTCGGGTGGGTCGTCATCCACCAGCCGGTCCGAGAGCGTCTCCATCTGGATGTAGGCGCCCCAGGTCTCGAACACCTCGTTGAGTTCGCTGCTGGGGGTGCTGTACCAGGCGGTGATGTGGTCGGCGATGTCGAAGTTGGCGTTCTTGCGCATGCTTTGGATGCGGCGCACGACTTCGCGCGCCAGCCCTTCGGCCTTTAGCTCGGGCGTCACTTTGGCATCGACGGCGACCGTGAGCACTTTGTCGGCGGCAACAGCCAGGCCGGGGGCGGGCTGGGTGAGGACGAGGATTTCTTCGGGCAGCAGCTCGAATTCGGCGTCCTCGACGGTGAGGAGGACGTTTTCGCCGGCGTTGACCTGGCGGGCCACCTGGTCGGGGTCGATCGCGGCCAGGGCGGTGCGCACGGCCGGGAAGGCTTTGCCCAGTTTGGGGCCGAGCAGCCGGTTGTTGGGGAGGACGCGG
It encodes the following:
- a CDS encoding AAA family ATPase codes for the protein MKLAISGKGGVGKTTLAALLAQTFADAGRDVLAVDADPSPCLAQALGFPPDLRARLRPIVEMDALIEERTGAKPGAFGGFFSLNPRVDDLPDRFSVRHRGVRLLEMGGIEQGGSGCICPESAMLKTLFTHLLFRKDDVLILDMYAGVEHLGRATVDFVDAMLVVVEPTRRSLGTAAQIKQLAHDIGLTRLWLVGNKVRGAEEEAFLRAEAPGLPVLGFLPADDGVLEADRLGLPAYDHVPALRQAALDIMAQMAKADKA
- a CDS encoding Uma2 family endonuclease, whose product is MSALPKTQPYFTVEEYFAHEERADDRSEYYRGEIFAMAGGSLNHNQIVGNLYTALRRGIDQSCRVFATDLRLFTKGDQFFTYPDIMVICGSLRFAPGRLDTVTNPVIIMEVLSPSTETYDRGKKFEFYRAISTLKEYILVDQNRFYVEHYQRQTNNTWLLTAFGAPESVLRLPSIELSIVLATIYERVEWEQE
- a CDS encoding nucleotidyltransferase domain-containing protein, producing the protein MTTLTTLQSPNATQYNEIINRLVARIVEIAHPLRIILFGSAARGELQKDSDIDVIVVMPDGTHRFDTARYLYRKLSGFGFPVDIVVATPSVLETHKDTVGLIYRSALREGTEVYVA
- a CDS encoding HEPN domain-containing protein gives rise to the protein MSLDKPVVGSAADWLRRARSDLALASVTLPRGVLYNELCFHAQQAAEKSIKAVLVHHGIDFRRSHDIDYLLSLLPDEAPLPPELEWVIDLTSYAVALRYPGDYEEVTIEQYQEALAAARTVVNWAERLLHALS
- a CDS encoding lasso peptide biosynthesis B2 protein; translated protein: MRRVTSWPLVPTSQRAWRGVQALLTVAGAYTDPDLRPLIPAIRQLAAGLPARHDALPLPEFLAELTPAAADMTALDHDRLRSLVDALARSDRRHPFGLCLRRSLLRYHFLRRAGLSLGITFGVRIRQPHEPPGLAGHAWNTLGGRPWCENEEDYRGFTVLYAWPPEPDQAAP
- a CDS encoding sulfatase; this encodes MKTPKKITRRQFLTGAGAVGAAALLAGGAVQARRNLAARTYMPRLRNGDADPRPNFIVIVLDSVRYDHIGFLGNPWIKTPNLDAFASKAIVFDKHMMGGFPTVLNRAEQFTGRWLYTTMGWVTLPTDEVTLAERLSRAGYTTGMVFDTWLLKDNGFFFDRGFGSWEWVRGQLADRWRAAPPEPPLPADPEKLRNLEEIRQYLRNVWERESEEEYLVARTMQTAIDWLERHASYRPFYLHIDSFDTHEPWDPPKELVDLYDPGYSGQEVIYPAYAPPDYLSPAELQHMRALYAADITLTDRWLGRLLEAAESMGLAENTVIMIMADHGIMLGEHNAVGKAWERGSVRKAYPLWQELAHVPLLIRTPTSQPARTSALAQPADIAPTLLELAGIDRPNTMHGVSLAPILRQEATSEPALRPSTISSRSLVGALSAQPLITVSDGVWTLLHGGGHVVSHLYHLPDDPTQQNDRLANDCDTARRLHGHLIDFLESLRLPEATISPWRPAPC
- the dinB gene encoding DNA polymerase IV; protein product: MPTILHLDLDAFFCAVEELERPDLIGQPFAVGGQPDERGVVASCSYAARRLGVRSAMPMSRALRLCPELIIVPPRHRRYAEVSRQVMALLHDLTPLVEQISIDEAFLDLSDLPEDGETLARRLQQDIRDRLGLPSSLGVATNKLVAKIANDFGKGQAQTGAPPNAITVVPAGQEADFLAPLPAQALWGVGPKTAARLAGLGIHTIGDLAARPEAELMRLFGKPGADLAQRSRGIDDRPIVTEHETKSVSKEVTFARDIADAGELRRTLSDLAEGVGRELRREGLTGSTVKLKLRWPDFSTITRQTTLVRPTDLDAEIVATATRLFEQAWDGRTPIRLLGVGVSGLATGYRQLGLWDAPHAEAQRLQETLDDLRRRFGDHAISRARDLERS